The Zingiber officinale cultivar Zhangliang chromosome 9A, Zo_v1.1, whole genome shotgun sequence genome window below encodes:
- the LOC122020344 gene encoding L-type lectin-domain containing receptor kinase SIT2-like: MALLSQISLTLLLLVVKPTAISGDVSFAFNGFENGGALTFSEYADVTGGGLLRLTNNTAQVTGHAFYPSKLRLKNASFSGDVFSFSTTFVFAITPLITNVSGHGLSFLLAPSTDFAKALSSQHLGLFPDDGDSTDHIVAVELDTVKNSEFGDINDNHIGVDVNSLRSVDSTPAGFTKDGIFRSLQLISGDPMQIWVDFDGERSQIDIAIAPLHEAKPRRSLLSSSKINLSAIILDEMYVGFASSTGAATGCHYILGWSFALNRDAPPLDLSALPQLPHLGHNNTTLLAISLPLAGAILLLLAAAAVYFALERRKKFAEVLEDWELEYGPHRFSYRDLYRATEGFGEKNLLGIGGFGRVYKGVLPKSKLEIAVKKVSHESRQGMREFVAEIVSMGRLRHRNLVHLLGYCRRQGELILVYDFMANGSLDKFLFGKDRPPLNWSRRLHIIKGVAAGLLYLHQGWEQVVIHRDIKAGNVLLDGEFNPKLGDFGLARLCDHGGNPQTTHIMGTLGYLAPELSKTGKATTLTDVYAFGAFLLEVACGQRPMELHAPGEVPGLVDRVLGCWKMNSILEACDLRLGGEFVAREVELVLKLGLLCSHPDPSCRPSMRQAVQILEGEAPFPAMSADGLIESNLAASSYDLSFDDFVGSSSSAATNAMLSSPFFSGAR; the protein is encoded by the coding sequence ATGGCCCTCCTCTCCCAGATCTCCCTAACTCTTCTTCTCCTCGTCGTCAAGCCCACCGCCATCTCCGGCGACGTTTCCTTCGCCTTCAACGGATTCGAAAACGGCGGCGCCTTGACCTTCAGCGAGTACGCCGACGTCACCGGCGGCGGCCTCCTCCGGCTGACCAACAACACTGCCCAAGTGACCGGACACGCTTTCTACCCCTCCAAACTTCGACTCAAGAACGCTTCTTTTTCCGGCGACGTCTTCTCCTTCTCCACTACCTTCGTGTTCGCCATCACGCCGCTGATCACTAACGTGAGCGGCCATGGCCTCTCCTTCCTCCTCGCCCCCTCGACGGACTTCGCCAAGGCCTTGTCCAGCCAGCACCTGGGCCTCTTCCCCGATGACGGGGACTCCACCGACCACATCGTCGCCGTCGAGCTCGACACCGTCAAGAACTCGGAGTTCGGCGACATCAACGACAATCACATCGGCGTCGACGTCAACAGCTTGAGATCTGTCGACTCGACGCCGGCGGGATTCACCAAGGATGGGATTTTCCGCAGCCTGCAACTGATCAGCGGCGATCCGATGCAGATTTGGGTGGATTTCGACGGGGAACGCTCGCAGATCGACATCGCGATTGCCCCTTTACACGAAGCAAAGCCCCGGCGATCTCTCTTGTCCTCTTCGAAGATCAATCTCTCGGCGATAATCCTAGACGAGATGTACGTGGGCTTCGCCTCGTCCACCGGTGCCGCCACGGGATGCCATTACATTCTAGGGTGGAGCTTTGCCCTAAATCGAGACGCTCCCCCGCTCGATCTCTCTGCTCTCCCCCAACTTCCTCATCTAGGGCACAATAACACGACTCTCTTGGCGATTTCTCTGCCCTTGGCCGGAGCCATCCTCTTGCtgctcgccgccgccgccgtttACTTCGCCCTCGAGAGGAGGAAGAAGTTCGCGGAGGTGCTCGAGGACTGGGAGCTCGAGTACGGGCCTCATCGCTTCTCCTACAGAGACCTCTACCGGGCCACCGAGGGCTTCGGCGAGAAGAACCTCCTCGGGATCGGCGGCTTCGGCCGCGTCTACAAGGGCGTGCTACCGAAATCGAAGCTCGAGATCGCCGTCAAGAAGGTCTCCCACGAATCGAGGCAGGGAATGCGGGAGTTCGTGGCGGAGATCGTGAGCATGGGGCGGCTGCGGCACAGGAACCTGGTGCACCTGCTCGGCTACTGCCGGCGGCAGGGCGAGCTCATCTTGGTCTACGACTTCATGGCCAACGGCAGTCTCGACAAGTTCCTCTTCGGCAAGGACCGGCCTCCGTTGAACTGGTCCCGGCGGCTTCACATTATCAAGGGCGTCGCCGCCGGGCTCCTCTACCTCCACCAAGGCTGGGAGCAGGTGGTGATCCACCGAGACATCAAAGCAGGCAACGTCCTCCTCGACGGCGAATTCAATCCGAAGCTGGGAGATTTCGGATTGGCGAGGCTCTGCGACCACGGTGGCAACCCCCAAACCACCCACATCATGGGCACGCTCGGCTACCTCGCCCCGGAGCTCAGCAAGACCGGCAAGGCCACCACCCTCACCGACGTGTACGCCTTCGGGGCCTTCCTGCTCGAAGTAGCCTGCGGGCAGCGGCCGATGGAGCTGCACGCTCCCGGCGAAGTGCCCGGCCTGGTGGACCGCGTGCTCGGGTGCTGGAAGATGAACTCGATCCTGGAGGCCTGCGATCTGAGGCTGGGGGGTGAGTTCGTGGCGAGGGAGGTGGAGCTGGTGCTCAAGCTCGGGCTCCTCTGCTCGCACCCCGACCCCTCGTGCAGGCCGAGCATGAGGCAGGCGGTGCAGATCCTGGAGGGCGAGGCTCCGTTTCCGGCCATGTCCGCTGACGGCCTCATAGAAAGCAATCTTGCTGCGAGCTCCTACGACTTGTCGTTCGATGATTTCGTCGGTTCTTCTTCTTCGGCTGCGACGAACGCGATGCTCTCGTCGCCTTTCTTTTCCGGGGCCAGATGA